In a single window of the Raphanus sativus cultivar WK10039 chromosome 9, ASM80110v3, whole genome shotgun sequence genome:
- the LOC108827225 gene encoding SCY1-like protein 2 B, producing MSINMKTFTQALARTAAVIEKTVQTTVQEVTGPKPLQDYELLDQIGSAGPGLAWKLYAAKARDTTRSQQYPTVCVWMLDKRALSEARVRAGLSKAAEDAFLDLIRADAGKLVRLRHPGVVHVVQALDENKNAMALVTEPLFASVANALGNVENVANVPKDLKSMEMSLLEVKHGLLQISETLNFLHNNAHLIHRAISPENVLITSAGSWKLAGFGFAISAAQAGNLDNIQSFHYSEYDVEDSMLPVQPSLNYTAPELVRSKSPSAGASSDIFSFGCLAYHLVARKPLLDCNNNVKMYLNTLNYITNESFSSIPSDLVPDLQRMLSMNETYRPTALDFTGSSFFRSDARLRALRFLDHMLERDNMQKSEFLKALSDMWKDFDSRVLRYKVLPPLCAELRNLVLQPIILPMVLTIAQSQDRNDFELITLPALVPVLSTASGDTLLLLVKHAELITNKTDSEHLVSHVLPLILRAYNDNDVRIQEEVLKRSTSVAKQLDGQVVKEAILPRVHGLALKTTVAAVRVNALLCLAELVQTLDKPAVIEILQTVQRCTAVDRSAPTLMCTLAIANAILKQYGVEFTAEHVLTLMMPLLTAQQLNVQQFAKYMLFVKDILRKIEEKRGVTVSDSGIPEVKPHSAANEVPFQSSNQTPEKVASAAKSSPAWDEDWGSPSKASAVGNHASSHQVTNNQFNQSSNQSQPSTISTLQNKSTAPTTCPPVDIEWPPRQSSNLTAPAIVDETQLNTGTSSTPGFDELDPFANWPPRPNNGTSVASTGLKNGTASGFSNNLTAGTPFQTANNDNWAFSNASLSSLKPPQQKQSQGVPSFSSGSNNNQKPAADISSIFGSSKTGQPAMKLAPPPSTAMGRGRGRGRGGTSKPNGSQTSLLDLL from the exons ATGTCGATAAACATGAAAACGTTTACTCAAGCTCTGGCCAGAACAGCGGCTGTGATCGAGAAGACGGTGCAAACCACAGTACAAGAAGTCACGGGACCTAAGCCTCTTCAGGACTACGAGCTTCTCGATCAGATCGGTTCCGCTGGTCCTGGCCTCGCTTGGAAGCTGTACGCAGCCAAAGCGCGTGACACCACGCGTTCTCAGCAGTATCCGACAGTATGCGTCTGGATGCTTGATAAGCGTGCTTTGTCGGAGGCTCGTGTCCGAGCTGGGCTGTCTAAGGCAGCGGAAGACGCGTTTCTTGATCTGATTCGAGCTGATGCGGGGAAGTTGGTGAGGTTGAGGCATCCCGGTGTGGTTCACGTGGTGCAGGCGCTCGATGAGAATAAGAATGCTATGGCTTTGGTTACGGAGCCGCTCTTTGCCTCTGTGGCTAACGCGCTTGGGAATGTGGAGAATGTGGCTAATGTACCCAAAGATCTGAAGTCAATG GAGATGAGCTTGTTAGAGGTGAAGCATGGGCTGCTCCAGATATCTGAGACACTGAACTTTCTCCACAATAACGCCCATCTCATCCACCGAGCCATATCTCCCGAG AATGTTCTTATTACCTCAGCTGGTTCTTGGAAGCTTGCGGGTTTTGGTTTTGCTATTTCAGCAGCGCAGGCTGGGAATTTGGATAACATTCAATCATTCCACTATTCT GAATATGACGTCGAGGATTCGATGCTGCCAGTCCAGCCATCCCTAAATTACACTGCACCTGAACTGGTGCGCAGCAAAAGTCCTTCAGCTGGAGCTTCGTCGGACATTTTTAGTTTTGGATGCCTTGCCTATCATTTAGTTGCTCGGAAACCGTTGTTAGACTGCAATAACAATGTCAAGATG TACCTAAACACGTTGAACTATATAACAAATGAATCTTTCTCATCTATACCCTCGGACTTGGTACCTGATTTGCAAAGGATGCTATCAATGAACGAGACCTATAGACCAACAGCATTAGATTTTACGG GATCTAGTTTTTTCCGAAGCGACGCTAGGTTACGTGCTCTGCGTTTTCTTGATCACATGCTT GAAAGAGACAACATGCAGAAGTCCGAGTTCTTAAAAGCATTATCAGATATGTGGAAAGATTTTGATTCCCGTGTGTTACGGTATAAG GTGCTCCCACCTCTTTGTGCTGAACTTAGAAATTTGGTTTTGCAACCAATCATCTTGCCAATGGTTCTAACTATAGCACAGTCTCAG GATAGGAATGACTTTGAGTTGATAACACTACCGGCTCTTGTTCCTGTTCTGAGTACTGCTTCTGGTGATACGTTACTGTTGCTTGTAAAGCATGCAGAGCTTATTACTAACAAG ACTGATAGCGAGCATCTGGTGTCGCATGTCCTCCCTTTGATTCTCCGAGCCTACAATGATAATGATGTCCGCATACAGGAGGAAGTTCTTAAAAGATCCACATCTGTCGCCAAGCAACTCGATGGTCAG GTTGTGAAGGAAGCAATTTTGCCTCGCGTACATGGCTTGGCTCTCAAAACTACAGTTGCTGCG GTCAGAGTAAATGCTTTGCTCTGCTTAGCAGAGCTGGTTCAAACGCTTGATAAACCCGCTGTTATTGAAATCCTGCAAACAGTTCAGCGTTGTACTGCTGTTGATCGTTCTGCTCCTACCCTTATGTGTACTCTTGCCATCGCAAACGCAATTCTCAAACAG TATGGAGTTGAATTTACAGCGGAACATGTGCTTACCCTGATGATGCCGCTTCTCACTGCCCAACAGCTTAACGTCCAGCAGTTTGCCAAATATATGCTATTTGTCAAGGATATTCTTAG GAAAATAGAGGAAAAAAGAGGAGTTACAGTGAGTGATTCTGGAATCCCAGAGGTGAAACCTCATTCTGCTGCAAATGAAGTCCCGTTTCAATCGTCGAACCAAACGCCCGAGAAGGTTGCTTCTGCAGCAAAGAGCAGTCCAGCTTGGGATGAAGATTGGGGTTCTCctagcaaagcttctgctgtgGGAAATCATGCGTCTTCTCATCAAGTAACAAACAATCAGTTTAACCAATCCTCAAACCAGTCACAGCCATCGACCATTTCTACTTTGCAAAACAAGTCAACAGCGCCAACCACATGCCCTCCAGTGGACATTGAGTGGCCTCCAAGACAATCTTCAAACCTCACTGCTCCAGCAATAGTAGATGAGACACAGCTAAACACAGGAACATCTTCTACTCCTGGTTTTGATGAATTAGATCCTTTTGCTAATTGGCCTCCACGTCCCAACAACGGCACTTCTGTTGCTTCTACTGGTCTGAAAAATGGCACAGCATCTGGTTTTAGCAACAATTTAACAGCCGGCACTCCGTTTCAGACAGCTAACAATGACAACTGGGCATTCAGCAATGCCTCCTTGTCTTCGCTGAAACCACCCCAGCAAAAACAGAGCCAAGGAGTGCCATCTTTCTCCAGCGGTTCTAACAATAACCAAAAGCCAGCAGCAGACATCAGCTCCATATTCGGCTCAAGCAAAACCGGTCAGCCTGCAATGAAACTTGCGCCACCACCTTCGACAGCAATGGGAAGAGGAAGGGGAAGAGGTCGAGGTGGCACCTCAAAGCCCAATGGTTCACAAACATCTCTATTGGATCTACTATGA
- the LOC108827229 gene encoding pentatricopeptide repeat-containing protein At1g71420 gives MMTSVSHTLRRFTSASSPSPLKHELVETLHRLARSNDLQQAFSLFYSAPIELQSHQAYGALFQACAEQRSLRHGIALHHHMLSQHPCSSSHSRDLFLANHLITMYTKCGKILYAREVFDEMPERNVVSWTSLITGYAKSGNEIEGFSLFSAMLSHCLPNEFAVSSVLTSCRYETGKQVHGLALKLGLHCSVYVANALISMYGRCRRDGGYEAWTVFEAMEFKNLVTWNSMIAAFQCCNLGKEGIGVFMRMRRDGVGFDRATLLNVCSSLYKSSDLVPDEVSKCCLQLHCLSVKSGFVTQAEVATAFVKVYSEVLGEFGECYKVFTEMSHCRDVVAWTGIITAFAVYDPEMAIHLFGQLRQEKLSPDWYTFSSVLKACAGLVTARQALTIHAQVIKGGFGADTVLNNSLIHAYAKCGSLDLCKRVFDDMDSRDVVSWNSMLKAYSLHGQVDSILPVFKQMDIKPDSATFIALLSACSHAGRVEEGMKIFRSMFEEPETLPQLNHYACVIDMLGRAERFNEAEEVIKQMPMVPDAVVWSALLGSCRKHGNTRLGKLAADKLKELEPTNSLSYIQISNIYSAEGSFNEASKSRKEMETWRVRKEPGLSWTEIGNKVHEFASGGRRRADREAIYKELERLIGRLKEIGYVPEMRSALQDIEEEEQKEEHLLHHSEKLALAFAVMEGRRRSHDGGVPVNVIQIMKNIRICIDCHNFMKLASKLLGKEILVRDSNRFHHFKDSSCSCNDYW, from the coding sequence ATGATGACAAGTGTATCCCATACCTTGAGGCGCTTTACCTCTGCTTCTTCACCTTCTCCACTGAAACACGAACTCGTCGAAACACTGCATAGGTTAGCAAGGTCTAACGACCTCCAACAAGCTTTCTCCTTGTTCTATTCTGCGCCTATCGAGCTTCAGTCCCACCAGGCTTACGGCGCTCTGTTCCAAGCATGTGCGGAGCAACGCAGTCTCCGCCACGGCATCGCTTTGCACCACCACATGCTCTCGCAGCATCCCTGTTCTTCTTCTCACTCGCGAGACCTTTTCCTCGCGAACCATCTCATCACCATGTACACGAAATGCGGGAAAATCTTATACGCGCGCGaagtgttcgacgaaatgcctgAGAGGAATGTGGTTTCTTGGACTTCGTTGATTACGGGGTACGCGAAGTCGGGGAACGAGATAGAGGGTTTTAGTCTCTTCTCTGCTATGTTATCACACTGTTTGCCTAACGAGTTCGCCGTGTCGAGCGTGCTGACTTCGTGCCGTTATGAGACCGGAAAGCAGGTACATGGACTCGCTTTGAAGCTTGGTTTGCATTGTTCGGTGTACGTGGCGAATGCGCTTATCTCTATGTACGGTAGGTGTCGTCGTGATGGTGGATATGAGGCTTGGACTGTGTTTGAGGCCATGGAGTTTaagaacttggttacttggaactCAATGATTGCAGCTTTCCAGTGCTGCAATCTCGGGAAAGAGGGTATTGGTGTTTTTATGCGGATGCGTAGGGATGGAGTGGGGTTTGATCGCGCCACGTTGCTTAATGTATGTTCTTCTTTGTACAAAAGCTCTGACTTGGTTCCTGATGAGGTTTCCAAGTGTTGTCTTCAGCTGCATTGCCTGAGTGTGAAGTCCGGGTTTGTGACTCAGGCTGAAGTGGCTACTGCGTTTGTTAAAGTTTATTCGGAAGTTTTAGGAGAGTTTGGTGAATGCTACAAGGTTTTTACGGAAATGAGTCACTGTAGAGATGTTGTTGCTTGGACTGGGATTATAACGGCGTTTGCAGTGTATGATCCGGAGATGGCTATTCATCTCTTTGGTCAGTTGCGTCAGGAGAAGCTAAGCCCTGACTGGTATACTTTCTCGAGTGTGCTGAAAGCTTGTGCGGGACTCGTCACTGCTCGACAGGCGTTGACTATACATGCGCAAGTCATTAAAGGTGGGTTTGGAGCTGATACGGTGCTGAACAACTCGTTAATCCATGCTTATGCTAAATGTGGCTCTCTTGACTTGTGTAAACGTGTGTTTGATGATATGGATTCGCGGGATGTGGTGTCTTGGAACTCAATGCTTAAAGCTTACTCGTTGCACGGACAAGTAGACTCAATTTTACCAGTCTTTAAACAAATGGACATCAAGCCTGATTCAGCGACTTTTATAGCCCTTCTCTCGGCTTGCAGCCACGCTGGACGAGTAGAAGAAGGAATGAAAATATTCAGATCCATGTTTGAGGAACCTGAAACTCTTCCTCAGCTAAATCACTATGCTTGTGTGATCGACATGCTAGGCCGAGCTGAGCGTTTTAACGAGGCAGAGGAAGTCATCAAGCAGATGCCAATGGTCCCAGATGCTGTAGTTTGGAGTGCACTACTGGGTTCGTGTAGGAAACATGGTAACACACGTTTAGGTAAGTTAGCTGCAGATAAACTGAAAGAGCTCGAACCAACAAACTCGTTGAGTTACATCCAGATTTCAAACATATACAGTGCAGAAGGTAGCTTTAACGAAGCTAGTAAAAGCAGAAAGGAGATGGAGACATGGAGAGTGAGGAAAGAACCAGGCTTAAGCTGGACTGAGATAGGAAACAAGGTTCACGAATTCGCATCTGGAGGACGGCGCCGTGCAGACAGGGAAGCCATATACAAGGAACTCGAGAGGCTTATTGGTCGGTTAAAGGAGATAGGTTATGTCCCAGAGATGAGGTCAGCGTTACAAGAtatagaagaggaagaacagaaGGAAGAGCATTTATTGCATCACAGCGAGAAACTGGCTTTAGCGTTTGCTGTGAtggagggaagaagaagatcacaCGATGGTGGTGTTCCTGTGAATGTGATACAGATAATGAAGAACATAAGGATATGTATTGATTGCCATAATTTCATGAAACTGGCGTCTAAGCTTTTGGGGAAAGAGATTCTTGTGAGAGACTCGAATCGGTTTCACCATTTTAAAGATTCTTCCTGCTCCTGTAATGACTACTGGTAA
- the LOC108827231 gene encoding uncharacterized protein LOC108827231, whose product MGRKGTSKDLLELEHKNPSSSSSSSAIDSALLISKKTKKKKEEKAPPPSKPTIAPVPKSEFLDKLKGFLGVMAEANKKLEQEAEEGNSEAFDLEALTGDESQVIEMDLMLGVADLNTPEAVKAAEAAIAGNGLVNGRGESSSDDDESDSDEEDEDDGDDNKSSKGGESSGKRAKIVELS is encoded by the coding sequence ATGGGAAGGAAAGGAACTAGCAAAGATCTTCTTGAATTGGAACACAAGaatccatcatcttcttcctcctcatctGCTATCGATTCAGCACTTTTGATCTctaagaagacgaagaagaagaaggaggaaaAGGCTCCTCCTCCATCGAAGCCGACGATAGCTCCGGTTCCCAAAAGCGAGTTTCTCGACAAACTCAAAGGCTTTCTCGGGGTCATGGCCGAGGCCAACAAGAAACTTGAGCAAGAAGCGGAGGAAGGAAACTCTGAAGCTTTTGATCTCGAGGCACTTACGGGAGACGAGTCGCAAGTCATAGAGATGGATTTGATGCTCGGTGTGGCTGATCTCAACACGCCCGAAGCTGTCAAAGCTGCTGAAGCAGCTATTGCCGGTAATGGTTTGGTTAATGGAAGGGGAGAGTCGAGCAGCGACGATGATGAGAGTGATAGCGACGAGGAGGACgaagatgatggtgatgataaTAAGAGCTCTAAAGGTGGAGAAAGTAGTGGAAAACGAGCCAAGATCGTTGAACTCtcttaa
- the LOC108827228 gene encoding receptor-like protein 12 — MMIRNHCYCFSSIITIFVSVAIHSTLASPTLNFCRQDQRDALLEFMHEFPTEKSFPSSWNKSSDCCLWEGVQCHNKSGQVISLYLSTKSLNGSLKTNSSLFKLHYLRGLFLTNCNLQGEIPSSLGNLSRLTLFHLSYNQLVGEIPISIGNLNQLRYLTLEDNGLIGKIPASIGYLDQLRELYLGYNNLTGEIPSALGNLSHLSNLELVYNKLEGEIPTSIGNLSELRDIRLSYNMLCGNLPISVTNLTKLSTFDIHSNNFTSMLPSNMSGFHDLEVFDIGENSFFGPFPHSLFKIPSLRSVNLGGNHFTGPIQFVKNTSSLSSELYYLGLSHNTFSGLIPESISEFLNLEELHLSNNSFSGPIPCSISKLVNLDWLDLSNNNLEGEVPSCLWRLSTLKLMDLSSNHFRGSFPHWICKLKDLISLDLSNNLFNGSIPPCLRNSIDYLTDMILSNNSFSGTLPDIFSDATNLQMIDVGRNHLEGNLPKSLIHCKALQLVNVEYNRIKDKYPSWLGSLPSLNVLSLRSNKFYGPLYQQNVSIGFQSLCVMDLSHNDLSGTLPPSYFSNWLGITKIYNFTEMVTGYNLRFGYSYDFRSMEMVNKGIEMRYEKIRKDFGAINLAGNRLYGKIPESIGLLKELRLLNLSGNAFRDDIPLALANLTNLETLDLSSNKLSGQIPHDLGKLSFLSYMNFSHNLLRGPVPRGTQFQSQKCSSFSDNPGLYGLEDICHEAHVLYPTLQHSEESREAEEHMFNWIAAAIAYGPGVLCGLVIGHIFASHNQEWFTETFGRRKIRVVTSAR; from the coding sequence ATGATGATTCGAAACCATTGTTATTGCTTTTCTAGTATTATTACCATCTTTGTCTCCGTTGCAATCCACAGTACTCTTGCTTCTCCTACGCTCAACTTTTGCCGCCAGGACCAGAGGGATGCTCTTTTGGAATTCATGCACGAGTTTCCTACTGAGAAGTCTTTTCCAAGTTCGTGGAACAAAAGCAGCGATTGTTGTCTTTGGGAGGGAGTCCAGTGCCATAATAAATCTGGCCAGGTTATATCACTCTACCTTTCTACTAAATCTCTTAACGGCTCTCTGAAAACAAACAGTAGCCTTTTCAAACTCCACTATCTTCGTGGTTTATTCCTTACTAATTGCAATCTCCAAGGAGAGATTCCTTCTTCACTAGGAAACCTTTCTCGTCTCACTCTATTTCACCTTTCTTATAATCAATTGGTAGGTGAGATTCCGATTTCAATCGGCAATCTAAACCAACTAAGATATCTTACGCTTGAGGATAATGGTCTCATAGGAAAAATCCCAGCTTCAATTGGCTATTTAGACCAGCTAAGAGAACTATACCTTGGGTATAATAATCTCACAGGAGAGATTCCTTCTGCACTAGGAAACCTTTCGCATCTATCTAATCTTGAACTTGTGTATAATAAACTGGAAGGTGAAATTCCAACTTCCATCGGAAACCTCAGTGAACTAAGAGACATTCGGCTGAGTTATAACATGTTATGTGGTAACCTTCCTATTTCAGTCACCAATTTAACGAAGCTTTCCACTTTTGACATCCACTCTAATAACTTCACTTCCATGCTTCCATCTAACATGAGTGGATTCCACGACTTGGAGGTGTTTGATATTGGTGAAAACTCATTTTTCGGACCTTTTCCTCATTCTTTGTTCAAAATTCCCTCGTTACGATCGGTTAATTTAGGAGGAAACCATTTCACGGGACCTATACAGTTTGTGAAGAATACATCTTCATTATCATCTGAGCTTTATTATCTAGGCCTTTCTCATAACACATTCAGTGGCCTGATCCCGGAATCCATATCTGAATTTCTCAACCTTGAAGAGTTACATCTTAGCAACAATAGTTTCAGTGGGCCAATCCCTTGTTCTATATCAAAGTTAGTCAATCTCGATTGGCTTGATCTTTCCAACAACAACTTGGAAGGTGAAGTACCAAGTTGTTTATGGAGATTGAGTACGCTGAAGCTTATGGATCTAAGCTCGAATCATTTCCGAGGATCATTTCCCCATTGGATCTGCAAGCTAAAAGATTTAATCTCATTAGATTTGTCCAACAATCTCTTCAACGGCTCTATTCCTCCATGTTTAAGGAACTCCATTGATTATCTTACAGACATGATTCTGAGTAACAACAGTTTCAGTGGAACTCTTCCAGATATATTTTCCGACGCTACAAATTTACAAATGATCGACGTTGGTCGTAACCATCTGGAGGGAAATCTTCCAAAATCCTTGATTCATTGCAAGGCTCTGCAGCTTGTGAATGTGGAGTATAACAGAATCAAGGACAAGTATCCTTCTTGGTTGGGATCTCTACCATCACTAAATGTTCTCAGCCTCAGATCAAACAAGTTTTACGGGCCATTGTATCAGCAGAATGTATCCATTGGGTTTCAGAGTTTATGCGTCATGGATCTTTCACATAACGACTTGAGTGGAACTCTTCCACCTTCCTATTTTTCCAACTGGCTTGGAATTACCAAAATATACAACTTCACAGAAATGGTCACAGGTTACAACCTAAGGTTTGGCTACAGCTATGATTTTAGATCGATGGAAATGGTGAATAAAGGAATAGAGATGAGGTACGAGAAAATCCGAAAAGACTTCGGAGCCATCAATTTGGCTGGAAACAGACTTTACGGCAAAATACCTGAATCTATAGGCCTCCTGAAGGAACTGCGTCTTCTCAACTTATCAGGCAACGCATTCAGAGATGACATCCCACTAGCCTTGGCAAATCTGACCAATCTCGAGACGTTGGATTTATCGAGTAATAAGCTGTCTGGTCAAATCCCTCACGATCTTGGTAAGCTCTCATTTCTGTCATACATGAACTTCTCTCATAACCTTCTCCGAGGTCCAGTTCCACGTGGCACACAGTTTCAAAGCCAGAAATGTTCTTCGTTCTCCGACAACCCTGGACTCTACGGTCTCGAAGATATCTGTCACGAAGCCCATGTCTTGTATCCCACATTGCAACACTCCGAGGAATCACGAGAGGCAGAGGAACATATGTTTAACTGGATAGCAGCTGCGATAGCATATGGACCAGGTGTGCTCTGCGGATTGGTGATTGGACATATTTTCGCTTCGCACAATCAAGAGTGGTTCACAGAAACGTTTGGTCGAAGAAAAATCAGAGTCGTCACAAGTGCTCGTTAA
- the LOC108827230 gene encoding tubulin-folding cofactor E, whose product MSGESSTESFEIGQRVHSLNDPRRVGTVKYLGGVEGYSGTWIGVDWDQDGDGKHDGTFNGVFYFDGRSQTSASFVRSEKLSRGITLLQALELRYQTTSTKDEQDEMYVLSAKNKRVSIQLLGGDKIQDKLSRLDELTSASLPFLGVSSLGVSSDLASVLPNLKLLDLTGNLISDWEEVGALCEQLPSLTTLNLSYNSLSSEVTSLPQLKNIRVLVLNNTGVSWTQVEKLRPSLPALEELHLMGNMISSITSTSSSEDESFNSLRLLNLEDNCILEWSEVLKLSQLPCLEHLYLNKNKLSRIFHSVNGNESPNKGSEQFPSLRCLLLGANKIGDLASIDALNVFPKLVDIRLSDNPITDLARDGVPRYVLVARLTKVQMLNGSEVRAREKKESEIRYVRMVMSKFNNKLEEIERLHPRFNELKKLHGLDDEVASAENTRPKNIASGLISITLKCVGPSMGEKPPLTDKLPSSITVKKLKSLCENLFKLRSIKLRLFLHEEGSPFPTPIDDETSRLLDAGIYDGCTLLVDEES is encoded by the exons ATGAGCGGCGAGTCAAGCACCGAGTCATTCGAAATCGGGCAGCGAGTCCACTCGCTCAACGATCCGCGTCGAGTGGGCACCGTAAAGTACCTCGGAGGCGTGGAAGGGTACTCAGGGACCTGGATCGGCGTCGATTGGGATCAAGACGGAGACGGGAAGCACGACGGAACTTTTAACGGCGTCTTCTATTTCGACGGCCGTTCGCAGACCTCTGCGTCCTTTGTTCGATCCGAGAAGCTTAGCCGCGGCATCACATTGCTTCAGGCATTGGAGCTTAGATACCAAACCACTTCAACTAAAGACGAACAAG ATGAAATGTATGTTCTGTCTGCGAAGAACAAACGTGTTTCGATTCAGTTATTAGGAGGGGACAAGATCCAGGATAAGTTGAGTCGGCTTGATGAGCTTACGAGTGcttctcttccttttcttgGTGTTAGCTCTCTTGGTGTTTCATCTGACTTGGCCTCAGTTCTACCCA ATTTGAAGCTGCTGGATTTGACTGGAAACTTGATTTCTGACTGGGAG gAAGTTGGTGCTCTTTGTGAGCAGTTACCATCACTTACCACACTTAATCTGTCTTACAACTCTTTGTCAAGTGAAGTTACCTCTCTGCCGCAGTTGAAAAACATCCGTGTTTTGGTTTTGAATAATACTGGTGTAAGCTGGACTCAG GTTGAAAAACTTAGGCCCTCGTTGCCTGCACTTGAGGAGTTGCATCTGATGGGTAACATGATTTCTTCCATAACG TCAACATCATCCTCAGAGGACGAATCATTTAATTCTCTGCGGCTTCTGAACTTGGAGGACAATTGTATCTTAGAGTGGAGTGAAGTATTAAAGCTATCTCAACTTCCATG CTTGGAGCACCTTTATCTGAACAAGAATAAGCTTTCACGCATCTTTCACTCTGTAAATGGCAATGAATCACCGAACAAAGGCAGCGAGCAATTTCCAAGTTTGCGTTGTCTTCTTCTAG GAGCTAACAAAATTGGTGATCTTGCCTCGATAGACGCGCTGAATGTATTTCCTAAGTTGGTG GACATCAGGCTGTCGGATAACCCAATAACTGATCTTGCAAGAGACGGTGTCCCGAGATATGTTCTCGTTGCACGGTTGACGAAAGTACAAATGCTGAATGGGAGTGAG gTCAGAGCTCGTGAGAAGAAAGAATCAGAGATCCG GTATGTCCGAATGGTGATGTCAAAGTTCAATAACAAGCTCGAGGAGATTGAGCGGCTCCACCCTAG GTTTAACGAACTCAAGAAACTCCACGGACTTGATGATGAAGTAGCATCAGCTGAGAACACCCGCCCGAAGAATATAGCATCTGGACTGATCT CCATTACTCTCAAATGCGTTGGTCCATCCATGGGTGAGAAACCTCCACTGACAGACAAGTTACCAAGCAGTATCACG GTTAAGAAGCTAAAGAGTCTATGTGAGAACTTGTTCAAGCTCAGGTCTATCAAGCTAAGGCTATTTCTTCATGAAGAG GGCTCGCCTTTCCCTACACCAATCGATGACGAGACATCAAGATTACTTGACGCTGGAATCTATGATGGCTGTACACTTCTTGTCGATGAAGAGAGCTAA